The genomic segment CCTTATCAGATTCAGTTATGCCCATCGATAACCCGggcttttataattttattgacaccataaacaaaaacatttctttaatggAAAGTAGCCTTAATCCCCAGTGACCTTTTTACcggaggttttagaaaccatctCCAAGCTTCTGAAATGTCCCGACTGGATTAATGAAGCGTTTCTCTCTGGGTGGCGCGAATCCCAGAACCAGAGAGAACAAGAAGGACAGCTACAATTCTTTGTTTGGAATTTCTCCAGTTTTCAGAGTtcaagtttcttttttctttttgcatagGAAAGCACTCTACGATAATCTCTACAGTTTCCGAAATAAACTTTTCCCAGCCGACCTAGAGGCGGAATTTAGATTATTTTCACTCGCGTTTTGCATCCCATACAGTTATTTGTCTGAGCTCTCTGTCAGATCGCGGAACGGGAAGTGATTTAAGGCTTTGATTGGCCCTGAAGCGAATTGCTTAATTATATTGCGGTCCGATGACAGAACCAGCGCAACAAATCATCCTGCCTGCGTTCGGTTATAAGGCAGGACCGTAAGGTACAGCAGTGCGGAGGAGTGAAATAATAGTCACCAGGTTGTTTTAGACCCATATCCGGGCTGAATTCGCCTGTCTTCCACGGCTTTCCGTATCAACTGGGCTTTTCCCAAGACAATTTAGAAAGCCGCAGTACACAGTGGTACTGTATCTCcaacaaaattataaaaaaaaatcaagtaaaaattaaacaacacgtaacattttttaaatcataaaagGAATTCTTAGCCCTCACACCCGACATTTCTCTCCATCTCCTCCTACTGAATTCCctccaaaatgatcaaatcGATCTGCTCACCCGTTCAGAGATTAAGCAATCTCTCGTTCTGACGTCTGAACTAGAGCAGATCGATTCCACGCACGACAGAAGAGAGACAATACGCCCTTATTCGGCATAGGGAGCGTTGGGCACAGATGTTTCCGATTCATTGTTAAATTCCCCCCCCAACAAAGCATGCGCACACAGATCATGTAAAATGTTATACACTAGGTAGCAGCACAGGTTGCGAATACCGCAATATACGAGAATCCGAAACatcaacttttaaaaatatacatttttcggTCACACAACGCACACGCATTCCCTACGTTTGTAAGTTTATCTAAGCTCGTCgtctctttttcttttactgaGCGGAAGGAAAGGACAGGCAGGTGGCCACAGTCAAACCACGGGCAAATGTAGACGTCATGCTGATGAATCGCCCAATTGGGCGCGATTGAGAAAGAACACGAAGGAAGGAAAAGGCAAAACGTGAGAACGTGAACAGGCAGTATTGACCTGCAAGCCCAGCATGCGATCCCTCGAGACAGAAGTAACTGCTGGGGTGAGCGAGGTTCTATTAGACTGTCAGAAGGGCTCTTAAGGAACAGATGAGCTCTTTCTGCCCACAGACGCACCTCATAAATAATGTACTGTGATCTGTCTCCCCCCGAAGATCAGCTCGACACATGATATTCTCATACAGCATAAAACACGTGTATCATCTGGAGGACATTTCCATCTGATAGTGCTGTGAGTATTGTGGCTTGCTGGTGTTGTGAGACAGAAATaagattgcaaaggaacaagtgacaggtttattccatgctgaaaagagaagaaagaaggctccacagccgatgTTTTCCCGTGCATTTTAACTCAATGATCTGTGTACACTGAATTCTACAACTGCTCCTAGTGTTCATGGTCACAAATTTAAAGCTCCTTCTTCTTCCAGTTGGCATGCTGCCCACACCATAAACTGACTGGTAATTCCTTATAGGAAAAACCAGGAAAAAACATGGATTGTAAGGGTGCAATCTTAAGGGGTGAGTATATTGTCCTGAAATAAAAAGTTTTCCTCTTAGGATTGAACTGAAATCTTACGAACTTTCTCAatttgattatatatatatatcatatgtacatattatatattCAATATGTATATACATTGAAGGTGACTATTATCCTATATATTTAAGTACCTACATTCATAGTATTGCAAGtagaaaaacaagtaaaaataaaaggaatactGATAGTTCCAGGACAACGTTAAAAAGTTAATTAATCTGTCTGTAGGTTTATATCTTAAAAGTATCTTGCATGTGGCATTTATCTCTGGAAAGGTAAATAAcaggtttaaacattttttctcaaaGAACAAAAACCCTTTTATTCTGAAACCGAGGATATTTTCAACAACGTAAAAACAGACTTTGTGTCAGACGTAGAATGAATCCAACATTTATTTGAGACCCTATTCCTCTGCCAGGGCAATATTCTGAAAGCACAGGAAGGTTGTTTATTGTTGAAGATCCCAACGCCGAACAAACAGACCGTGAAGCTACACAGAGaacactgaaaataaattaaaataaggaGTTCTACACTCATCTTGTGgcacatttgttttgtatagCACACTTCCTTTTGTTCACAGCACAATATTGAATACTTTCTCAGGTCCGGGTAAAATGCACTCCCGAAGCTTGTCGCTTTAAAGTCATGTCCGATGGTCTGCTCCACGGCTTTTATTTCTGCCGCCACAGACCCGCGCCCCGCCTCTCCGAGCTCCGAGCTCCCCACACCGACGCCTGGCAGGTCACATGATTTGGCGCGGCATCCCGTATCCCGTCATGCCCGACTGCGACGCCCCGCGGTTGCTGCCCATCTGCAAGCCAATCAGGCTCTGGCCCTGGCGCAGCTGCTCCTCGGAGAACTCCCTGCGGTTCCCCTGGGCCTTCCTGTGGGGAAGCAGGGGAGGGGGGCTGTGAGTCAGCGTCTCGCTTGTGCGGGGCACGTGGCTCACTGAGGTTGCTCCTATAATGCTATAAAAGCTCGATAAGCGCAGAACAGGGCTCAGCACTGCCCCGACGCCACCGGCTATCATGCAGCGGGTCACTGCAGCACAAGGCAGCCAAGCTAGAGTTCATCGTTTCCCCACGGTTGAAGTGCCATGCAAACACAGGTTTCATTTGTGTCGGCTGGCCACCCCGACAAAAACAACCACTACGTCTCGAGAACTGACTCAGAGGAATCAGAGAGTAGAGATAAGGAGGTCAAAGCTCAAACTGGGGCAATGTAATTGGGGTACCACAGGGGTCAGTACTAGGCCCAGTGCTCTTTctaatttttggaataatgGAAGCCGTGGTTAATAGCTGTGAATTGGGCTATAACTGTGGTGGCGTTTTAGATCCGGGAAGCCACCTAGCTCTGAAAGACCCAGCTGGACGAAATGGACAGGTGGGATTGCTCGTGTTGCAGTGGTGCCATGAGATCTGATAACGCAGTACCTGTGAAACCAGGTGTGATCTCCGCGATAATACCCATCATCCTTAGTTACTGCCACACTGCCCAGAGCCATGAGTGTCCTCTGTACTGCAGCCATGTCTTTGCCTGAGGGAGGTAGACAGAGAGGACACTGAAACCAACACAATGTCTGAGTTTCTGTTATTGCATTTTGCTGATAGTGTAGGGGAACATATTCCTCATGGTCTTCATTATGATTGCTACAGTAGGTCATAGAATTAAATACACTATTTTATCTTACTTTATATGGAACAGGATAATATTTTCAATGATTTCACGGTATACGCCTAAAGCTATATTTTGTATCAAGCACAAGTCAGAAATAAATAAGCACTGCTCTTTATCTGTTCTTGTGTTTCTGAGTGGACCACCCTGTGTAATGAAGGAATCCTACCTTCCCAGAGGTCCACGGTCTGGAAGATGTCTGTGGTGATCACACCATAGGCCTCCGCAGCTTTCAGGAACTGGGAGATCTTCTCCATCTGCTTGAAGGCCATCTGCGTCTCCGGGATCTTCTTGATGGGCTCCTTGCCTCGTGGGTAGAGGCTGTTTATCAGCCTGCACAGCACCTGGGGAGCGaggac from the Lepisosteus oculatus isolate fLepOcu1 chromosome 5, fLepOcu1.hap2, whole genome shotgun sequence genome contains:
- the tagln3b gene encoding transgelin-3b, whose translation is MANRGPSYGLSREVQEKIEQKYDPELEARLVDWIIAQCGGNVERPQPGKSSFQIWLMDGTVLCRLINSLYPRGKEPIKKIPETQMAFKQMEKISQFLKAAEAYGVITTDIFQTVDLWEGKDMAAVQRTLMALGSVAVTKDDGYYRGDHTWFHRKAQGNRREFSEEQLRQGQSLIGLQMGSNRGASQSGMTGYGMPRQIM